A window of the Pseudomonas furukawaii genome harbors these coding sequences:
- the glnE gene encoding bifunctional [glutamate--ammonia ligase]-adenylyl-L-tyrosine phosphorylase/[glutamate--ammonia-ligase] adenylyltransferase, with protein sequence MSLPPLAALPANLQPSAERALSAFRTALADQAPELAHWSDERQQAFARVAAASDFVSEQAQRDPAMLLALAASGELERSLAPGELRGQVAELLADCADEDDLGRRLRRYRNRQQLRIIWRDLTRQADLAETCRDLSDLADACIDLAYRWLYERHCAQFGTPVGRRSGEPQHLVVLGMGKLGAHELNLSSDIDLIFGYPEGGETEGTKRSLDNQEFFTRLGQRLIKALDAITVDGFVFRVDMRLRPYGSSGPLVFSFNALEQYYQDQGRDWERYAMIKARVVGGDQAAGAQLLQMLRPFVYRRYLDFSAIEALRAMKQLIQQEVRRKGMTENVKLGSGGIREVEFIAQAFQLIHGGRDLSLQQRPLLGVLGTLEGQGYLPPPVVAEMKEGYEFLRYTEHALQAIADRQTQMLPDNDLDRARVAFIMGFDNWAGFHERLMYWRGRVEWHFQQVIADPDEEEGGSGDSCIGGEWLPLWEEALDEDSACRQLGEAGFVDPAAAWRRLTDLRNGPQVRAMQRLGRERLDAFIPRLLNLTVEHGNPDLVLERVLPMVEKVARRSAYLVLLTENPGALQRLIELCAASPWIAEQITRFPLLLDELLNEGRLYRPPLAPELAAELRERLTRIPEDDLEQQMEALRHFKLAHSLRVAASEIAGTLPLMKVSDYLTWLAEAILDQVLALAWRQTVARHGTPKRADGSLCDPDFIIVGYGKVGGLEFGHGSDLDLVFIHDGDPQAETDGAKPIDGAQFFTRLGQRIIHLLTTQTTSGALYEVDMRLRPSGAAGLLVSSLGAFQRYQENEAWTWEHQALVRARVLVGSPGVATAFEQVRLAVLGRERDLEGLRLEVSEMRAKMRENLGTRETAAGTGANAFEAAAPFDLKQDAGGIVDIEFMVQYAALAWSRQHPELVRYTDNIRILDSLEQANLLSGEDVHLLQEAYKAYRSAAHRQALQKQPGVVAGDQFHAERQGVMRIWRELGLK encoded by the coding sequence ATGAGCCTGCCGCCGCTGGCCGCCTTGCCGGCCAACCTCCAGCCCAGCGCCGAACGCGCGCTTTCCGCCTTCCGCACCGCCCTTGCCGACCAGGCTCCCGAGCTCGCCCATTGGTCCGACGAGCGGCAGCAGGCCTTCGCCCGGGTCGCCGCCGCCAGTGACTTCGTGTCCGAGCAGGCCCAGCGGGACCCGGCCATGCTGCTGGCGCTGGCCGCCTCCGGTGAACTGGAGCGCTCCCTGGCGCCGGGCGAGTTGCGGGGGCAGGTGGCGGAACTCCTGGCCGACTGCGCGGACGAGGACGATCTCGGCCGGCGCCTGCGTCGGTACCGCAACCGGCAGCAGTTGCGCATCATCTGGCGCGACCTGACCCGTCAGGCCGATCTTGCGGAAACCTGCCGCGACCTTTCCGATCTCGCCGATGCCTGCATCGACCTGGCCTACCGCTGGCTCTACGAGCGTCATTGCGCCCAGTTCGGCACGCCGGTCGGTCGCCGCTCCGGCGAGCCGCAGCATCTCGTAGTGCTGGGCATGGGCAAGCTCGGCGCCCATGAGCTGAACCTGTCCTCGGACATCGACCTGATCTTCGGCTACCCGGAAGGCGGCGAAACCGAAGGCACCAAGCGTTCCCTGGACAACCAGGAATTCTTCACTCGCCTGGGGCAGCGGCTGATCAAGGCCCTGGATGCCATCACCGTGGACGGCTTCGTCTTCCGTGTGGACATGCGTCTGCGTCCCTACGGCTCGTCGGGCCCGCTGGTCTTCAGCTTCAACGCCCTGGAGCAGTACTACCAGGACCAGGGGCGTGACTGGGAGCGCTACGCCATGATCAAGGCCCGCGTGGTGGGTGGCGATCAGGCGGCGGGCGCCCAGTTGCTGCAGATGCTGCGTCCCTTCGTCTATCGCCGTTACCTGGACTTCTCCGCCATCGAAGCGCTTCGTGCCATGAAGCAGCTGATCCAGCAGGAAGTGCGCCGCAAGGGCATGACCGAGAACGTCAAGCTGGGCTCCGGCGGCATTCGCGAGGTGGAGTTCATCGCCCAGGCCTTCCAGCTGATTCATGGCGGTCGCGACCTCAGCCTGCAGCAGCGGCCGCTGCTGGGTGTCCTCGGTACCCTGGAGGGGCAGGGCTACCTGCCGCCGCCGGTGGTGGCGGAGATGAAGGAAGGCTACGAGTTCCTGCGCTACACCGAGCACGCCTTGCAGGCGATCGCCGATCGCCAGACCCAGATGCTGCCGGACAACGACCTGGATCGCGCGCGCGTCGCCTTCATCATGGGATTCGACAACTGGGCGGGTTTCCATGAGCGGCTCATGTACTGGCGTGGTCGGGTGGAGTGGCATTTCCAGCAGGTGATCGCCGACCCGGACGAGGAGGAGGGCGGTAGCGGCGACAGCTGCATCGGCGGCGAGTGGCTGCCCCTCTGGGAAGAAGCCCTGGACGAGGACAGCGCCTGCCGACAGCTGGGCGAGGCGGGCTTCGTCGACCCGGCTGCGGCCTGGCGTCGCCTGACCGACCTGCGCAACGGCCCCCAGGTCCGCGCCATGCAGCGGTTGGGGCGTGAGCGGCTGGATGCCTTCATCCCTCGTTTGCTGAATCTTACCGTTGAGCATGGCAATCCCGATCTGGTGCTGGAGCGGGTGCTGCCCATGGTGGAGAAGGTGGCGCGTCGCTCGGCCTATCTGGTGCTGCTGACCGAGAACCCCGGCGCGCTGCAGCGCCTGATCGAGCTCTGCGCCGCCAGCCCCTGGATCGCCGAGCAGATCACCCGTTTCCCACTGCTGCTGGATGAGCTGCTCAATGAGGGGCGTCTCTACCGGCCGCCGCTGGCGCCGGAGCTGGCCGCCGAGCTGCGTGAGCGACTGACCCGGATTCCCGAGGACGACCTGGAGCAGCAGATGGAGGCGTTGCGTCACTTCAAGCTGGCCCACAGCCTGCGGGTGGCGGCCTCGGAGATCGCCGGGACTCTGCCGCTGATGAAGGTGAGCGACTACCTGACCTGGTTGGCCGAGGCGATTCTCGACCAGGTGCTGGCCCTGGCCTGGCGCCAGACCGTGGCCCGGCATGGGACGCCGAAGCGTGCCGATGGCAGCCTCTGCGATCCGGACTTCATCATCGTCGGTTACGGCAAGGTGGGCGGGTTGGAGTTCGGCCACGGCTCCGACCTCGACCTGGTGTTCATCCATGATGGCGACCCCCAGGCCGAAACCGACGGTGCCAAGCCCATCGACGGCGCCCAGTTCTTCACGCGGCTGGGGCAGCGGATCATCCACCTGCTGACGACACAGACCACCTCCGGTGCGTTGTATGAGGTGGACATGCGCCTGCGCCCTTCCGGTGCCGCAGGTCTTCTGGTCAGTTCCCTGGGAGCGTTCCAGCGTTATCAGGAGAACGAGGCCTGGACCTGGGAGCACCAGGCCCTGGTGCGCGCCCGGGTGCTGGTGGGCTCCCCTGGGGTGGCGACCGCTTTCGAGCAGGTACGCCTGGCCGTGCTGGGCCGCGAACGCGACCTGGAGGGATTGCGCCTGGAGGTCAGCGAGATGCGGGCCAAGATGCGCGAGAACCTCGGTACCCGGGAAACCGCTGCCGGAACCGGAGCGAATGCCTTCGAGGCCGCGGCACCCTTCGATCTGAAGCAGGATGCCGGCGGTATCGTCGATATCGAATTTATGGTGCAATATGCGGCCCTGGCCTGGTCGCGACAGCACCCCGAACTGGTGCGTTACACCGATAACATCCGCATTCTGGATAGCCTGGAGCAGGCGAACCTGCTGTCCGGCGAGGACGTCCACCTGCTGCAGGAAGCCTACAAGGCCTATCGCTCGGCGGCGCATCGCCAGGCCCTGCAGAAGCAGCCCGGGGTGGTGGCTGGTGACCAGTTCCATGCGGAGCGCCAAGGCGTGATGCGTATCTGGCGTGAGCTGGGTCTGAAGTGA